The following are encoded together in the Ignavibacteriales bacterium genome:
- a CDS encoding serine/threonine-protein phosphatase, which translates to MSEGILAIVCDGLGGTNAGEFASRKTVELINQAFKKNTSEKDYLERIRSAIEFANTNIFHQSKTEFKYFGMSSTVEVVFLNESFIYWGHIGDSRIYYFHSGKLKLLTKDHSFVQQLVDAGNIAPKDVLTHPKKNVIINAIGSSLNPNIDLSKIRIDEAGRCKILICTDGVSSVVDEIEIENILAHNQLGQIAEKLVKKVESAGAPDNFSFIILQSN; encoded by the coding sequence ATATCCGAAGGAATTTTAGCCATTGTATGTGATGGATTAGGTGGAACTAACGCCGGAGAATTTGCATCCAGAAAAACTGTCGAACTGATCAATCAGGCATTTAAAAAAAACACTTCAGAAAAAGATTATCTCGAAAGAATTAGATCAGCAATTGAATTCGCAAATACAAATATCTTTCATCAGTCGAAAACAGAATTTAAGTACTTTGGAATGTCAAGTACAGTCGAGGTTGTCTTCTTAAATGAGAGTTTTATTTATTGGGGGCATATTGGTGATTCAAGAATTTATTATTTCCATTCGGGCAAATTAAAATTACTTACTAAAGACCATTCATTTGTTCAGCAATTGGTTGATGCGGGTAATATTGCCCCAAAAGATGTCTTAACTCATCCTAAAAAAAATGTTATTATAAATGCTATTGGTAGCTCGTTAAATCCGAATATTGATTTAAGCAAAATAAGAATTGATGAAGCAGGTAGGTGCAAAATTTTAATTTGTACTGATGGAGTGTCTTCGGTAGTTGATGAGATAGAAATAGAAAATATTCTTGCTCACAACCAATTGGGACAGATAGCAGAAAAATTAGTAAAGAAAGTTGAATCTGCCGGTGCACCCGATAATTTTTCATTTATAATCCTGCAAAGCAACTGA
- a CDS encoding HD domain-containing protein yields MKINFTEILTGYPVLSDVKIVAADRNEKVFIVGGFVRDKLLKRESNEIDFLIVGDGVQFATELSKKLGLKNVITYKNYGTAQLKYNNLQLEFVGARKESYEEKSRNPKIVSATFEEDMARRDFTINSLAVSLNNENYAEIIDLFNGYEDINNKIIRTPIDSMITFNDDPLRILRAFRFASQLGFDVDDNVINSSRALRERLNIIAKERIAAEFFKILGSNKPSVGLNLLFHSGVLEIIFPEIAALEGVEQRKDYHHKDVFYHTCQVVDNISVVTENVWLRFAALVHDIAKPPTKRFVEGTGWTFHGHEELGARMMKSIFKRMKLPLNKLEYIEKLIRLHLRPIALAKEEVTDSAIRRLIISAGEDLNDLITLCRADITSKNPGKVSRYLENYNIVMNRVLEVEEKDRLKAFQSPVHGDVIMQVCGLKPCKKVGEIKTTIENAILDGEIQNNYEEAYQYLLRIKDRFLDS; encoded by the coding sequence ATGAAGATTAATTTCACTGAAATATTAACAGGGTATCCTGTCCTATCCGATGTAAAAATAGTTGCGGCTGATAGAAATGAAAAAGTTTTTATAGTCGGTGGATTTGTAAGGGATAAATTACTTAAGCGCGAATCAAATGAAATTGATTTTCTTATCGTTGGTGATGGAGTACAGTTTGCAACAGAACTAAGTAAAAAACTTGGACTTAAAAATGTAATTACCTATAAAAATTACGGCACAGCCCAACTGAAATACAATAACTTGCAGCTTGAATTTGTCGGGGCGCGGAAAGAATCTTACGAAGAAAAAAGTAGAAACCCAAAAATAGTATCGGCAACTTTCGAAGAAGATATGGCAAGAAGAGATTTTACAATCAATTCACTTGCCGTTTCTCTGAACAATGAAAATTACGCCGAGATAATTGATTTGTTTAATGGTTATGAGGATATAAATAATAAAATCATTCGCACACCGATTGATTCTATGATTACATTTAATGATGACCCGTTAAGAATTCTTCGGGCTTTTCGTTTTGCCTCTCAACTGGGATTTGATGTTGATGACAATGTCATTAACTCATCACGTGCACTTCGTGAAAGATTAAATATCATTGCCAAAGAAAGAATAGCAGCAGAGTTTTTTAAAATACTTGGCTCGAATAAGCCTTCAGTTGGACTAAATTTATTATTCCATTCCGGAGTTCTTGAAATAATTTTTCCTGAAATTGCTGCACTCGAAGGAGTTGAACAAAGGAAAGATTATCATCATAAAGATGTTTTTTATCATACGTGTCAAGTGGTTGATAACATCTCTGTAGTAACAGAAAATGTCTGGTTGAGATTTGCTGCACTTGTTCACGATATTGCAAAACCCCCAACCAAAAGATTTGTCGAAGGCACTGGCTGGACTTTCCATGGTCACGAAGAACTCGGTGCTCGTATGATGAAAAGTATTTTTAAAAGAATGAAACTTCCATTAAATAAATTAGAATACATTGAAAAATTAATACGTCTGCACTTGAGACCAATTGCACTTGCTAAAGAAGAAGTCACTGATTCGGCAATTAGAAGATTAATAATTTCCGCAGGCGAGGATCTAAATGACTTGATAACTCTGTGCCGCGCAGACATCACAAGCAAAAATCCCGGGAAGGTTTCGCGCTATCTCGAAAATTATAATATAGTGATGAACCGCGTTTTAGAAGTTGAAGAGAAAGACAGACTAAAAGCTTTTCAATCACCTGTGCACGGCGATGTCATTATGCAAGTTTGTGGATTAAAACCTTGTAAAAAAGTTGGAGAAATTAAAACTACAATCGAGAATGCTATTCTCGACGGCGAGATTCAGAATAATTATGAAGAAGCATATCAATATTTATTGAGAATCAAAGACCGGTTTCTTGATTCATAA
- a CDS encoding serine hydrolase, with product MNIFSELFNKKFIKYLLFIILTCPYLLFPQSSVEHELNQYLVSYKSVKNIPSISGGAIKNGKIIWLKTIGLADVENFVPATDSTVYRIASISKLITASAIMQLVEKGKVKLDDDVRKYLNYFPKKKYTFTVRQLLNHTAGIRDYMPGEFDSKVYFHSTKEVINLLAKDSLNFEPGTAYQYTTLGYNLLAGIIEQVTGMSYLDYVTNNIFKPLKMNRTSPDIQKDIIYYRAKGYIRDNARELKNAPLADLSIKYPGGGFLSTASDLLKFANALLDGKIFSRNLLDTMAAPTKLKNGKSHTYGMGVDRQIDFYGRVYYTHSGSGTGFVSEIVIYPGQKIATVHLINLKDRQLESPAAEFASILLGSGYHPLKKSLADRLLPEFFTLPTDSVFNLYSKIKSDSSEYYNINEEEFSYLGYDLLKNNLVVESVMLFKLYVREFPNYYKAYSGLADAYLRDGNKGLAAKNFRSAIKLNPQDKYSINKLKKLSSQK from the coding sequence ATGAATATTTTTTCGGAATTGTTCAATAAAAAATTTATTAAGTATTTACTATTCATCATTCTAACCTGTCCATACCTTTTATTTCCCCAGAGTTCTGTCGAACATGAATTAAATCAATATTTAGTCAGCTACAAATCTGTAAAAAATATTCCTTCGATTTCAGGAGGTGCGATAAAAAATGGAAAAATTATATGGCTCAAAACTATCGGATTGGCTGATGTTGAAAATTTCGTCCCTGCGACTGATTCGACTGTTTATCGTATTGCTTCTATTTCAAAACTCATTACAGCATCAGCAATAATGCAATTGGTTGAAAAAGGTAAAGTGAAACTGGATGATGATGTCAGAAAATATCTTAATTACTTCCCGAAAAAAAAATACACTTTTACTGTTAGACAATTATTAAATCATACTGCAGGAATACGCGATTATATGCCGGGTGAATTCGACAGCAAAGTTTATTTCCATTCGACAAAGGAAGTCATAAATTTGCTGGCAAAAGATTCGTTAAATTTCGAACCGGGCACCGCTTATCAATACACCACCCTTGGTTATAATTTGCTCGCAGGAATAATCGAACAAGTAACCGGGATGTCATATCTCGATTATGTTACGAATAATATATTTAAGCCGCTCAAGATGAATCGAACATCTCCGGATATTCAAAAAGATATTATTTATTACCGGGCAAAGGGGTATATCAGAGATAACGCGAGGGAGCTAAAAAATGCACCACTGGCTGACTTGAGTATTAAATACCCGGGTGGGGGTTTTTTATCGACAGCATCCGACTTGTTGAAATTTGCAAATGCACTTCTCGATGGTAAAATATTTTCGAGGAATTTGCTCGATACAATGGCTGCTCCTACTAAATTAAAAAATGGGAAAAGCCATACTTACGGGATGGGCGTTGACAGACAAATTGATTTCTATGGACGAGTGTATTATACGCATTCTGGAAGCGGCACCGGATTCGTTTCGGAGATTGTGATCTACCCCGGCCAAAAAATTGCAACAGTACACCTCATTAATTTAAAAGATAGACAATTGGAATCTCCTGCCGCCGAATTTGCTTCGATATTATTAGGGAGTGGTTATCATCCTTTAAAGAAATCGCTTGCGGATAGGCTGCTGCCTGAATTTTTTACCCTGCCTACAGATTCTGTTTTCAACTTATACTCTAAAATCAAATCTGATTCTTCTGAATATTACAATATAAACGAAGAAGAATTTTCTTACTTAGGATATGATTTATTAAAGAATAATTTGGTTGTTGAATCAGTAATGCTTTTTAAACTTTATGTCAGAGAATTCCCCAACTATTATAAGGCATATTCCGGACTTGCAGATGCTTATTTAAGGGATGGAAATAAAGGACTCGCAGCTAAAAATTTTCGTTCTGCTATCAAGCTTAATCCTCAAGATAAATATTCAATCAACAAGTTGAAGAAATTGAGTTCTCAGAAATAA
- a CDS encoding tetratricopeptide repeat protein → MIILFIPVLEIYFNPQVYFYNPIVGFFPGNIYDEGLTVSASLILYRALNIFYFGSIIISFLIFAAKYSAVKRVLSLSITAIVASGFIYFSPLIGLTTTEKSLSNELKFGISTEHFDIKYSSKLNASELKILAIRHELYYEELKNFFNYKPNKKIKSFIFSNTDQKKKLFGAGNADVAKPWLMQIYLTYDNYNGTLKHEIAHCFTAEFGSTIFKIADNFNAALIEGAAVAGDPYYDDYPVDYMAALAYQNGYKINLGSLFESFNFFFQPSSLSYIYAGSFSKYLIDNYGITKFKRLYSNIDFHSVYGKYLPDLISEYYAHLSIFEVSNKKPMADFYFGRKPIFSKVCPRYISDRLAKAWNLFQEEKYSESLALFSDVIGKSENYSAIIGYASCLFETNRKNEAVKFLKSRVNNFYGTSNYYQIKFALADFMSELNLTEQSDSIYKEIFDSSSNRTLDYLALTRSSLIKNEVGLPAYITGSDTLKYEVLEKMNKQDYNYYSFPILINLSKRLGEDYNEFLKIFDKSFLVENTFRSYALFKLSEYMFENLDFIKARKTAALAFRFSSEDYEKQILSNYFEEVNWVINNSQSLL, encoded by the coding sequence TTGATCATTTTATTCATTCCGGTGCTCGAAATTTATTTCAATCCACAAGTATATTTTTATAATCCCATTGTCGGTTTTTTCCCCGGCAACATATATGACGAAGGATTAACTGTATCTGCATCTTTAATACTTTACAGAGCATTAAATATATTTTACTTCGGAAGTATCATCATTTCGTTTTTAATTTTTGCTGCAAAATATTCTGCTGTGAAAAGAGTTTTATCTCTAAGTATTACTGCAATTGTGGCATCAGGATTTATTTATTTTAGTCCATTAATTGGTTTAACTACAACAGAAAAATCTTTATCAAATGAATTAAAATTCGGAATTAGCACCGAGCATTTCGACATAAAATATTCTTCCAAACTCAATGCGTCCGAACTTAAAATTTTAGCAATCAGGCACGAATTATATTATGAGGAATTAAAAAACTTTTTTAATTACAAGCCTAATAAAAAGATTAAGTCGTTTATTTTTTCTAATACTGATCAGAAAAAAAAATTATTCGGTGCGGGTAATGCTGATGTAGCTAAGCCATGGTTAATGCAAATTTATTTGACCTATGATAATTACAATGGAACATTAAAACATGAGATAGCTCATTGCTTTACTGCCGAATTTGGTTCAACAATTTTTAAAATAGCGGACAATTTTAACGCAGCATTAATTGAAGGTGCTGCTGTCGCCGGTGATCCGTATTACGACGATTACCCTGTGGATTATATGGCTGCTCTGGCTTATCAAAATGGTTATAAAATTAATTTGGGTTCATTATTTGAATCGTTTAATTTTTTCTTTCAACCGTCAAGTTTGTCTTACATCTACGCGGGTTCGTTTTCAAAATATTTGATTGATAATTATGGGATTACAAAATTCAAACGGCTTTATTCTAATATTGATTTTCACTCGGTTTATGGAAAATATTTACCTGACTTAATCAGTGAATATTATGCTCATCTTTCAATATTCGAAGTATCAAATAAGAAACCGATGGCTGATTTTTATTTTGGAAGAAAACCAATATTCTCCAAAGTTTGCCCGAGATATATTTCCGATCGTTTAGCCAAAGCATGGAATCTTTTTCAAGAAGAAAAATACTCTGAATCTTTAGCGCTCTTTTCTGATGTGATTGGAAAAAGTGAAAACTATTCAGCGATCATTGGCTATGCGTCTTGTCTTTTTGAAACCAATAGAAAAAATGAAGCTGTAAAATTTCTTAAAAGCAGAGTGAATAATTTTTATGGCACATCAAATTATTATCAGATAAAATTTGCGCTCGCTGATTTCATGTCTGAACTGAATCTAACAGAACAATCCGATTCAATTTATAAAGAAATTTTTGATTCATCTTCAAATCGTACATTAGATTATTTAGCATTAACGCGAAGCAGCTTAATTAAAAACGAAGTTGGTCTTCCCGCTTATATTACCGGAAGTGATACTTTGAAATATGAAGTATTGGAAAAAATGAATAAGCAAGACTATAACTACTATTCATTCCCAATTCTAATTAACTTATCTAAAAGGTTAGGGGAAGATTACAACGAATTCCTAAAAATTTTCGATAAATCATTTCTTGTTGAAAATACTTTTCGTAGTTATGCGTTGTTCAAACTCTCCGAATATATGTTTGAAAACCTTGATTTTATTAAGGCACGGAAGACCGCTGCTCTTGCATTCAGATTTTCTTCGGAAGATTATGAAAAACAGATATTATCAAATTATTTTGAAGAAGTAAATTGGGTAATCAACAATTCCCAAAGTTTACTTTAG
- the tig gene encoding trigger factor: MEFKSEQINSSELQVEVSYTYPEIKNLIELEVKKQSKKINVDGFRKGKVPPQIIKQRFGDALEYEAAEKIANDKFWEVVKEKDLNPINQPVLSDLKFEPRSELSFKVKFEIMPEIQVENYTDNEILLPDFKVSEEEIDKEIEYLLRSNRTFESTDLVGEDDDYIIGVEIERLDESGNSMPASKKENIEIDFTNERVQPDIKVNSRNKKVGDSFDFSFTDKRTIEKEDHSNEEVEEKYFYRALINKIQKIILPKLDEELIKKITKEKFNSEDQLRNNIKTDIQNYYDSQAEEFLSSKIISQIIKNNEFEPPRSLVNNVIEEYLQNEEKNSKKRGYEKFDKEHARTHFEKPALNEVKWFMLSDQIIKKENLQATDPEIEEEAQKESAKTNIELEKLLSFYKSPKQKEKFTNKKLWDFLKSKNKIKYVLPDQLPKNE, from the coding sequence TTGGAATTTAAATCCGAACAGATAAATTCGTCCGAGCTTCAAGTTGAGGTTTCATATACTTATCCTGAGATTAAAAATCTAATTGAATTAGAAGTAAAGAAACAATCAAAAAAAATAAATGTTGATGGATTCCGGAAAGGAAAAGTACCTCCTCAAATCATTAAGCAGCGTTTTGGAGATGCTCTTGAATATGAAGCTGCAGAAAAAATTGCAAATGATAAATTTTGGGAAGTAGTTAAAGAAAAAGATCTAAACCCAATAAATCAGCCTGTTTTAAGTGATTTGAAATTTGAACCAAGATCAGAATTATCTTTTAAAGTAAAATTTGAGATCATGCCAGAAATTCAAGTTGAAAATTATACTGATAATGAAATTTTACTTCCCGATTTTAAAGTGAGTGAAGAAGAAATTGACAAAGAAATTGAATATTTACTTAGATCGAACCGCACATTTGAATCAACAGATTTGGTTGGTGAAGACGATGATTACATTATCGGGGTTGAGATAGAAAGGTTGGATGAATCAGGTAATTCGATGCCTGCAAGTAAAAAAGAAAATATAGAGATTGATTTCACTAATGAAAGAGTTCAGCCTGATATAAAAGTAAATAGCAGGAATAAAAAAGTTGGTGATAGTTTCGATTTTTCATTTACAGATAAGCGAACTATTGAAAAAGAGGATCATTCAAACGAAGAAGTCGAAGAAAAATATTTTTATCGTGCTCTGATCAATAAAATTCAAAAAATTATCCTCCCGAAATTAGATGAAGAATTGATAAAAAAAATCACAAAAGAAAAATTCAATTCCGAGGATCAACTTCGTAACAATATTAAAACTGATATTCAAAATTATTATGATTCGCAGGCAGAGGAATTCTTATCTTCAAAAATTATTTCACAAATTATAAAGAACAACGAATTTGAACCTCCCCGCTCTCTGGTCAATAATGTGATTGAAGAATATCTTCAAAATGAAGAGAAAAATTCTAAAAAAAGAGGCTATGAAAAATTTGATAAGGAACATGCGAGAACACATTTTGAAAAACCTGCTTTGAATGAGGTAAAATGGTTTATGTTAAGTGACCAGATAATCAAAAAAGAAAATTTACAGGCAACAGATCCTGAAATAGAAGAAGAGGCTCAAAAGGAATCTGCTAAAACGAATATCGAATTAGAAAAACTTCTCAGTTTTTATAAATCCCCCAAGCAGAAAGAAAAGTTTACTAATAAAAAATTATGGGATTTTTTAAAATCGAAGAATAAAATTAAGTATGTTCTCCCAGATCAATTACCAAAAAATGAATGA
- the murA gene encoding UDP-N-acetylglucosamine 1-carboxyvinyltransferase: protein MDKFIIHGGKKLHGSITVSGAKNSSLALMPACLLTSGISTLSNTPRLNDVFTMMKLLQHLGVTSNFENHTLRLDTSNIISQDAPYEYVKKMRASVYVLGPLLTRFGYAKVSLPGGCAWGPRPINLHLEALKKMGAEIELSEGYIIARSQGGRLNGAKINFDISSVGATGNILMAAVLANGITQINNAATEPEIQNLTEFLIKMGAKIDGAGSNSLMIEGVDNLMPASIETIPDRIEAGTILISAAITRGQVELTNSNTTHLRSVLSKLEDCGCQVETMEDRVKLIANDFEINPVDVATAVYPGFPTDMQAQWTALMCLANGTSKITDTIYLDRFKHIPELMRLGADINVNENNAIVKGVKKLIGAKVMSTDLRASASLVIAGLAAEGTTEVLRVYHLDRGYQRIEEKLTILHADIQRVEGTEF from the coding sequence ATGGATAAATTTATAATACACGGCGGGAAAAAACTTCACGGAAGTATAACTGTCAGCGGTGCAAAAAATTCTTCTCTAGCTTTAATGCCTGCTTGCTTATTGACTTCAGGAATTTCTACCTTGTCAAATACGCCACGCCTCAATGATGTTTTCACTATGATGAAATTATTACAGCATCTTGGTGTGACAAGTAATTTTGAAAATCATACTCTTAGATTAGATACCAGCAACATTATTTCTCAGGATGCTCCTTATGAATATGTAAAAAAAATGAGAGCCTCTGTTTATGTATTAGGTCCATTACTCACAAGATTTGGTTATGCAAAAGTTTCATTGCCGGGCGGTTGTGCTTGGGGTCCAAGACCGATAAATCTTCACCTGGAAGCATTAAAAAAAATGGGAGCAGAAATTGAACTGTCTGAGGGTTACATCATTGCAAGATCTCAAGGAGGCAGGTTAAATGGTGCTAAAATAAATTTTGATATTTCATCTGTTGGAGCAACCGGAAATATTTTGATGGCTGCTGTGCTGGCAAATGGTATCACTCAAATTAATAATGCTGCCACCGAACCAGAAATACAAAACCTAACTGAGTTTTTAATTAAAATGGGGGCTAAGATAGATGGAGCCGGTTCTAATTCTTTAATGATTGAGGGGGTGGATAATCTAATGCCTGCTTCAATTGAAACCATACCTGATAGAATTGAAGCCGGAACTATTTTAATCTCTGCTGCAATAACGCGTGGACAAGTCGAATTGACAAACTCGAACACGACTCATCTTAGATCAGTATTATCTAAATTGGAAGACTGCGGCTGCCAAGTTGAAACTATGGAAGACAGAGTGAAACTTATTGCAAACGATTTTGAAATAAATCCCGTTGATGTTGCTACTGCAGTTTACCCCGGATTTCCTACAGATATGCAAGCTCAGTGGACAGCGTTAATGTGTCTTGCAAATGGAACCTCAAAAATAACAGATACTATCTATTTAGATCGCTTCAAACACATCCCAGAATTAATGCGTCTTGGTGCAGATATAAATGTAAATGAAAATAATGCTATTGTGAAAGGGGTTAAAAAATTAATTGGCGCTAAAGTTATGTCAACAGATCTTAGAGCAAGTGCATCGCTTGTAATTGCAGGGCTTGCAGCAGAAGGCACTACTGAAGTGCTTCGTGTTTATCATCTTGACCGCGGTTATCAACGGATTGAAGAAAAGCTTACGATATTGCATGCTGATATTCAACGTGTAGAAGGCACTGAATTTTAA
- a CDS encoding serine/threonine protein kinase, which translates to MTGKKIFHYRILDLLGTGGMGSVYKAFDLKLERFVAIKFLSESLSKNLKVVDRFRNEARNQAKLNHPNIVAVYGYEEAENNFAIIMEYFNSFSLEELLTRKKYLSLNEAVPIIKQVLYGVSFAHKHGLIHRDIKPSNILINMNGNVKIMDFGISSSLYFNESDANNYSGTLIYLSPEQMEGEPATEQSDVYSIGLTFFEMLVGAPLLQANNSYEIINTKLNAEIKSHNLKVAIIPEVFRSIIGKAVSSNLENRFSNCDEFLSEISKASAKEMTVKVLPRKSLIKKILLSFLDD; encoded by the coding sequence ATGACAGGAAAAAAAATTTTTCATTATCGGATATTAGATTTACTCGGTACAGGCGGCATGGGTTCTGTGTATAAAGCGTTTGATCTAAAGCTGGAACGGTTTGTAGCAATAAAATTTTTATCTGAATCACTTTCAAAAAATCTTAAAGTTGTTGACCGCTTTCGAAATGAAGCAAGGAACCAGGCTAAACTTAACCATCCAAATATTGTTGCAGTTTATGGTTATGAAGAAGCAGAAAATAATTTTGCTATTATCATGGAATACTTCAACAGCTTTTCATTAGAGGAACTACTCACGCGGAAAAAATATTTGTCTTTGAATGAAGCTGTGCCAATTATCAAGCAGGTGTTGTATGGAGTTTCTTTCGCACATAAGCATGGATTAATTCACCGGGATATTAAGCCATCCAACATTTTGATAAATATGAATGGTAATGTCAAGATAATGGATTTTGGAATTTCAAGTTCGCTTTATTTTAATGAATCAGATGCAAATAATTATTCGGGAACACTTATTTATTTAAGTCCGGAACAAATGGAGGGCGAACCTGCTACTGAACAAAGTGATGTTTATTCAATCGGATTAACTTTTTTCGAGATGCTGGTTGGCGCACCATTACTTCAAGCTAATAATAGTTATGAGATTATTAACACAAAGTTGAATGCCGAAATTAAAAGCCATAATTTGAAAGTTGCTATCATCCCCGAAGTTTTTCGTTCAATTATTGGAAAGGCTGTTTCGAGCAATCTCGAAAATAGATTTTCAAATTGTGATGAATTTCTTTCTGAAATTTCAAAAGCGTCTGCAAAAGAAATGACTGTGAAAGTACTTCCTCGAAAATCTCTAATCAAAAAAATACTGTTATCATTTCTGGATGACTAA
- a CDS encoding TolC family protein: MQKAINIALQKNTTLQKNINTIKSLESNVLASYGSFLPNISANGSWDWNRSEDPGTTFNIGGAVFNTPPSNNESRNYSIGINSQWTLFDGLSNYATLSKSKNDLEAGKLSIERLKQDIVFQTISFYYDVITSQQLLKVSEENLIQNQKNLETIIERNKLGSVTLADVYAQQVQAGNAELDVIKSNNTLAIAKSNLLYYLGLDVMQEFKFTETLTTEETETLNSELTISYNDISAMVQQALENRPDYKGSLLNLESAYNDITTAKSGHFPRLTNSMGFNTYANQIDNLFDQRTYSVGLTLSIPIFSGFSVSNRVQFAEVNAENTEIDLKDLERTIKQSIQQTFLNLQEAEKGLNVSEKNVKAAEENLKIEQEKYTLGAGKLLDVLVANSTYINAKTTLISAQFAFIRLSEQLKYYLGVLDYKKFE, translated from the coding sequence TTGCAGAAAGCTATAAATATTGCTCTTCAAAAGAATACAACACTTCAAAAAAATATAAATACGATTAAATCATTAGAGTCTAATGTCCTCGCTTCTTATGGAAGTTTTTTACCGAACATCAGTGCCAATGGAAGCTGGGACTGGAATCGTTCGGAAGATCCGGGAACGACTTTTAATATTGGCGGTGCAGTTTTCAATACTCCTCCCTCTAATAATGAAAGCCGGAATTACTCTATTGGTATAAATTCACAGTGGACATTGTTTGACGGACTTTCGAATTATGCCACACTTTCAAAAAGCAAAAATGACCTTGAAGCCGGAAAGTTATCTATCGAAAGATTAAAGCAAGATATAGTCTTTCAGACAATCTCATTTTATTATGATGTTATTACTTCGCAGCAGCTTCTGAAAGTCAGTGAAGAAAATTTAATTCAAAATCAAAAAAATCTTGAAACAATTATTGAACGAAACAAACTTGGTTCGGTAACATTGGCGGATGTTTATGCTCAGCAAGTTCAGGCAGGTAATGCAGAACTGGATGTTATCAAATCAAACAACACACTTGCTATTGCAAAGAGTAATCTGCTTTACTACCTCGGTTTAGACGTTATGCAAGAATTTAAATTTACTGAAACCCTTACGACCGAAGAAACTGAAACTCTTAATTCAGAATTAACAATTAGTTATAATGATATTTCTGCGATGGTTCAGCAAGCTCTTGAAAACAGACCCGATTATAAAGGATCGCTGCTTAATTTAGAAAGTGCCTACAACGATATTACTACGGCGAAGTCAGGTCATTTTCCAAGGCTTACTAACAGCATGGGGTTCAATACCTATGCTAATCAGATAGATAATCTTTTTGATCAGAGAACATACTCTGTAGGATTAACATTAAGTATTCCTATTTTCTCCGGATTTTCTGTAAGCAATCGAGTCCAGTTTGCTGAGGTTAATGCTGAGAATACAGAAATAGATTTAAAGGATCTTGAAAGAACAATTAAGCAAAGTATTCAACAAACATTTCTTAATCTTCAGGAAGCAGAAAAGGGACTTAATGTAAGTGAAAAAAATGTGAAAGCTGCTGAAGAAAATCTAAAAATTGAACAGGAAAAATATACACTTGGTGCAGGAAAACTTTTGGATGTGCTTGTCGCAAACTCAACTTACATAAATGCAAAGACAACTTTGATAAGTGCGCAGTTTGCTTTTATAAGATTATCAGAACAGCTTAAATATTATTTAGGTGTTTTGGATTACAAAAAATTCGAATAA
- the clpP gene encoding ATP-dependent Clp endopeptidase proteolytic subunit ClpP, whose protein sequence is MSNKFEIFNQLVPYVIEQTGRGERGMDIFSRLLRERIIFIGTAIDDHIASLTIAQLIFLEAEDSEKDINLYINSPGGSVSSGLAIYDTMKYIKPDVSTICVGMAASMGAVLLAGGAAGKRTSLPNSKIMIHQPWIGGLQGQTSDIEIHAREMVKTRDTLYKILSDHTGKPIEEIAKDCERDHYLSAEEALSYHLIDNILEKRIPIK, encoded by the coding sequence ATGAGTAATAAATTTGAAATTTTTAATCAGCTTGTCCCTTACGTAATCGAACAAACAGGCAGGGGCGAGCGAGGCATGGATATTTTTTCCCGCCTGCTTAGAGAAAGGATTATTTTCATTGGAACTGCAATTGATGATCACATAGCGAGCCTTACAATTGCACAATTGATTTTTCTTGAAGCTGAGGATTCTGAGAAAGATATCAACCTTTACATAAATAGCCCTGGAGGTAGTGTAAGTTCCGGCTTAGCTATTTATGACACGATGAAATATATCAAACCGGATGTTTCAACCATTTGTGTTGGAATGGCTGCAAGCATGGGTGCGGTTTTATTAGCTGGCGGTGCGGCAGGAAAACGTACCAGCCTTCCGAATTCAAAAATAATGATACATCAGCCGTGGATAGGCGGGCTGCAAGGACAAACTTCGGATATTGAAATTCATGCACGAGAAATGGTGAAGACAAGAGATACATTATACAAGATCCTTTCTGACCACACGGGTAAACCGATCGAAGAAATCGCAAAAGATTGTGAACGTGATCATTATCTCTCAGCAGAAGAAGCATTGAGTTATCATTTAATAGATAATATTCTCGAAAAAAGAATCCCTATTAAATAA